The SAR324 cluster bacterium nucleotide sequence GTTGGAAACCTCTTTGTAGTTCTTCATTCACCAACGAATCAACGCCTAAGTTCCAAGTCTGAAATGTAGTTTGCAGATCTACTAGTTTTTGTGTGAATGGTGGTGGTGCACCGAGGACTTCTCATCATCTCCAGAAGTAGCCCCACTCTGTTGTACGGGCAACTCTACGACTACATCTGGAGCTTGCCGAAACTGGAGAGTCAGCGTGTGTGATTCTCCAAGCTTAGGTGCCTGCTTCAAGTTGATCAGCATGATGTGATAGCCACCAGGCTTGAGCATCGCCATGCTCTTTGCAGGAACTTCAAGGGAATCCACAGGGTACATCTTCAGCATGCCGTTCTCTTCCTTGACGTTGTGGATTTCCACTACTTCAGCCAAGGGTGTACTTGCCCCAATCAGGGCATCTGCCTGATCTTGGTGATTCATCACGGTCAGGTAGGCAGCTCCCATCTTGGCATTGGGAGGTGTCGCCCGAATCCAACCATTGGTGACACCCATTTCAGCCATGGACTGCGCGAACATAACACCAATGTCCAGCATGAACAACAAGCTGATGAATAAGCCAAATATTTTTGAAATTTGTTTCATTGTTGATTCTTCACTCAGGAGTAGTTGCTCCACAGTTTGAACGGAACCGGAGCACTAAAGCTCAGTCCTCCGGTTCCACTGCAGAGAAAAATTTCACTCTCTCCTTTCACTGCCCAGATGATCAAAGGACCTGAAGTGATCGAATCACAGGTAGCTAGTGACACAGAGAGTATTTCGAAACGTCCGATGTTCTTCAGAGTTTCAAGGAAAACAACAGATGCTCAGTAATTTTGGCAAGAATGGATCAGAATGGAGGAGGAGCCCGCAGAGAAGCCAGACTTAGCCAAGCCTTGGCAATAAAAGGAGACTGGTAGGGGAGAGTACCAAGTATGTGGACTAGAACCGGCCCAAGGATTGGGGCCATGGGAGGCAGAACAAGTGTGGCGCTCCCAGCGTTCCAAGCTAGCAGGGCGGGGCACGGTTCTGTATCAGTAGAAACGGGAGTCAGTGGGAAGGGGAGACAATCCAGGTGCTCTGCTAAGTCTGCAGAGACAAAAGCACCTGTTGGTGTGCGGAATCCATCCACATGCTGCACATGCACTGGGATCACACTGAGCCAAATCAGCAGCAATACAGCCAGTGCTCCAGCCAAACTACGAAGATTTCTTGAACGATAACTTGTGCTCATGCACCTGTTGGGAAAGATAACTTTTTTTCAGAAATATTGTTCTCCCAAGCCTAGCGCACTCTCCACAAAATTCTAGGATTTTTGATT carries:
- a CDS encoding copper chaperone PCu(A)C; amino-acid sequence: MKQISKIFGLFISLLFMLDIGVMFAQSMAEMGVTNGWIRATPPNAKMGAAYLTVMNHQDQADALIGASTPLAEVVEIHNVKEENGMLKMYPVDSLEVPAKSMAMLKPGGYHIMLINLKQAPKLGESHTLTLQFRQAPDVVVELPVQQSGATSGDDEKSSVHHHHSHKN